One segment of Paraburkholderia caribensis DNA contains the following:
- a CDS encoding TolC family protein — translation MSPSTRAYGMAALHAAACLSGCMRVGPDFHPQHESWSEHWSSTSIEQVTQQAAQPDVRQWWQIFDDGNLERLIAEADANNGDLKIAGLRVVEARAQLGVALAGRYPQVQQVNADVLYSARKRSDGFNPRSGGYWQYGAGFSVGWELDFWGRFSRAIESADAAFFAAQANRDAALVLLHAQVADTYFTLRTAEARLHIARENAQLQKRSYEIAQKLFKSGETDELDLQQAKTQYLGTLSSIPELESQAVLSRHALSVLLGRPPGPLPELDMQPGKAGVVPLVDHAVLQDVPADLLLRRPDVRAAEYQMAAQSALIGVAKADLYPSVSLVGSLVWSASSLTGSPNTLAVVAGPSVTWNVFDHGRIINNVRVQDARLQQLTVGYQNIVREAAREADDAATALIAGLQRDRILNDAQGAARRSLKLANTIYREGYSDFQRVLDAQRALFAQQDAYIVNRSNAAGSLIALYKALGGGWYTEQPLVDSATRAQMQQRTDWGDLLNEPDAPSAAAIPSAGSSR, via the coding sequence ATGCGCGTGGGGCCGGACTTTCATCCGCAGCATGAAAGCTGGAGCGAACACTGGAGCAGCACGTCGATCGAGCAGGTCACGCAGCAGGCGGCGCAGCCTGACGTGCGGCAGTGGTGGCAGATATTCGACGACGGGAATCTGGAACGTCTGATTGCCGAAGCCGACGCAAACAATGGCGACCTGAAAATTGCCGGCCTGCGCGTGGTCGAAGCTCGCGCGCAACTCGGCGTCGCGCTCGCGGGGCGCTACCCTCAGGTGCAGCAAGTCAACGCCGACGTGCTGTATTCGGCGCGCAAACGCTCGGATGGATTCAATCCGCGCTCGGGTGGTTACTGGCAGTACGGCGCGGGCTTCAGCGTCGGATGGGAGCTGGACTTCTGGGGGCGTTTCAGCCGGGCCATCGAGTCGGCCGACGCCGCCTTCTTTGCCGCGCAAGCCAATCGCGATGCCGCCCTGGTCCTGTTGCACGCACAGGTCGCCGATACGTATTTCACGCTGCGCACCGCCGAGGCGCGGCTGCACATCGCGCGTGAGAACGCCCAGTTGCAAAAGCGCAGTTACGAGATCGCGCAAAAGCTTTTCAAGAGCGGGGAGACGGATGAACTGGACCTGCAGCAGGCGAAGACGCAGTATCTGGGCACGTTGAGCAGCATCCCGGAGCTCGAAAGCCAGGCCGTGCTGTCGCGTCACGCGCTGTCCGTGCTGCTGGGCCGGCCGCCCGGTCCGTTGCCGGAACTCGACATGCAGCCAGGCAAGGCGGGCGTGGTGCCGCTAGTGGACCATGCCGTGCTGCAGGACGTTCCGGCCGATCTGCTATTGCGCCGGCCCGACGTTCGCGCTGCCGAGTATCAGATGGCCGCGCAATCGGCGCTCATCGGCGTGGCAAAAGCCGACCTGTATCCGTCCGTGTCGCTGGTGGGCTCGCTGGTCTGGAGCGCGAGTTCGCTCACGGGATCGCCGAACACGCTGGCGGTCGTAGCCGGCCCGAGCGTCACGTGGAACGTGTTCGATCATGGCAGGATCATCAACAACGTGCGCGTCCAGGATGCCCGGCTGCAACAGTTGACGGTCGGCTATCAGAACATCGTGCGCGAAGCGGCGCGCGAGGCCGATGACGCCGCGACGGCGCTGATCGCCGGGTTGCAGCGGGACCGCATCCTGAACGACGCGCAAGGCGCGGCGCGTCGCTCCCTGAAGCTCGCCAATACGATCTACCGCGAAGGCTATTCGGACTTCCAGCGCGTACTCGATGCGCAGCGCGCCCTGTTTGCCCAGCAGGACGCCTATATCGTGAACCGCAGCAATGCCGCAGGCAGTCTGATCGCGCTGTACAAGGCGCTTGGCGGAGGCTGGTACACGGAGCAGCCTCTCGTCGATTCCGCGACCCGCGCGCAGATGCAGCAGCGCACCGACTGGGGCGACTTGCTCAACGAGCCGGACGCGCCGTCGGCGGCAGCGATTCCGTCCGCAGGTTCGTCCCGATGA
- a CDS encoding HlyD family secretion protein, producing MSDTPEPSNAAPAPTAPPGADRSGRAVKWVVGLIVVSLIWYLLADRFTPYTQQARVQAYVVPVAAEVSGRVTRVLVHNNQEVNAGDVLFEIDSEQYRIAADRARADLESTRRQIGASTAGIDSALASLRAAIANEVKARQDSERLERLYREDEGTISLRRLEVARATHEQAQSQVSAARAEVQRAREQQGGQDTENAQLRSAAAAVQKAELDLAHTRVTARSGGVVTDLRAEVGQFAAAGSAVMTLIAIRDVWVSADMTENNLGHLRPGTPVAIALDALPGEVFEGRIRSIGYGVSVGQSTPPGSLPTVQNSRDWLRPAQRFPVIVEFERDERARLRNLRVGGQAEVMAFPGQGNPLNPLGRVFLRAMSWVSYLY from the coding sequence ATGAGCGACACGCCCGAACCCTCCAATGCCGCACCGGCACCCACAGCGCCGCCCGGCGCCGATCGCTCCGGGAGGGCCGTGAAGTGGGTGGTCGGCCTGATCGTCGTGAGCCTGATCTGGTATCTGCTCGCCGACCGCTTTACCCCTTATACGCAACAGGCGCGCGTGCAGGCGTATGTGGTGCCCGTGGCCGCGGAAGTATCGGGACGGGTGACGCGCGTCCTCGTGCATAACAACCAGGAGGTCAACGCGGGTGACGTGCTGTTCGAAATCGATAGCGAGCAATACCGGATTGCAGCCGACCGCGCGCGCGCCGACCTCGAGTCCACGCGCCGTCAGATTGGCGCCAGCACGGCGGGCATCGATTCGGCGTTGGCATCGCTGCGTGCCGCCATCGCAAACGAGGTCAAGGCGCGACAGGACAGCGAGCGGCTCGAACGACTGTATCGCGAAGACGAGGGCACGATCTCGCTGCGGCGCCTGGAGGTGGCGCGAGCGACCCACGAGCAGGCCCAAAGCCAGGTGTCGGCCGCGCGCGCCGAGGTGCAGCGCGCACGCGAGCAGCAGGGCGGTCAGGACACGGAGAACGCGCAATTGCGCAGCGCGGCCGCCGCCGTGCAAAAGGCCGAACTCGATCTGGCACACACGCGGGTAACGGCTCGCTCAGGCGGCGTCGTTACCGATCTGCGTGCCGAGGTCGGCCAGTTCGCGGCGGCCGGCAGTGCGGTGATGACGCTGATCGCGATTCGCGACGTCTGGGTCAGTGCGGACATGACCGAGAACAATCTGGGCCACCTGCGGCCGGGCACGCCTGTGGCGATCGCGCTGGACGCACTGCCGGGCGAAGTTTTCGAAGGACGGATTCGCAGTATCGGCTATGGCGTGAGCGTGGGGCAAAGCACGCCGCCCGGCAGTCTGCCTACGGTGCAGAACAGCCGCGACTGGCTGCGCCCCGCGCAGCGCTTTCCGGTGATCGTCGAGTTCGAGCGGGACGAGCGCGCGCGTCTTCGCAACCTTCGGGTCGGCGGGCAGGCTGAAGTGATGGCATTTCCGGGTCAGGGCAATCCCCTCAATCCGCTTGGGCGCGTGTTTCTGCGCGCGATGAGCTGGGTCTCGTACCTTTATTGA
- a CDS encoding DUF2955 domain-containing protein: MENTLEVPSRRALRVATGTALCLTISFALDLPIPVVAPVFAVFLLATQNRPLSLRAGLAFALVVALTTGSGLLVVPLLRYYAFAGVLIIGLMLFLAFGYGLRGGNNLVATFLVAGLTMVSAAGTADFQLAMTVVGALVKGLLLAVLMAALVHGLFPEPASTQPAPARKALPNEQAVRIALRAVLVVMPAYLLAMTDPASYMPIIMKSVSLGRQSCTTTARSAARELIGSTLLGGLLAIACWFALRLFVHLWMFFLWMLLFGLLVGRKLYRISPTRYSPGFWLNGLVTMIILLGQSVQDSVAGKDVYTAFAVRMGLFLAVTVYACLMLQLFDRYGRAR, from the coding sequence ATGGAAAACACGCTCGAGGTGCCCAGTCGTCGTGCGCTGCGTGTTGCGACAGGGACGGCGCTCTGCCTCACGATCAGTTTCGCGCTGGATCTGCCGATTCCCGTGGTCGCGCCCGTGTTTGCCGTCTTTCTGCTCGCGACGCAGAACCGGCCGCTGTCGCTCAGGGCAGGACTGGCTTTCGCATTGGTCGTCGCATTGACTACGGGCAGCGGCCTGCTGGTGGTGCCGTTACTTCGGTATTACGCGTTCGCGGGCGTGCTGATCATCGGGCTGATGCTCTTTCTTGCCTTTGGATATGGACTACGCGGCGGGAACAATCTGGTTGCTACGTTTCTGGTGGCGGGACTGACGATGGTCTCCGCAGCGGGCACAGCCGACTTCCAGCTAGCCATGACGGTAGTCGGCGCACTCGTGAAGGGGCTTCTGCTTGCCGTGCTGATGGCGGCCCTCGTTCATGGTCTGTTTCCCGAACCCGCGAGCACGCAGCCCGCGCCCGCCAGGAAGGCATTGCCCAACGAACAGGCCGTACGTATCGCGCTGCGCGCCGTGCTCGTGGTCATGCCTGCGTACCTGCTCGCGATGACCGATCCGGCGAGCTACATGCCCATCATCATGAAGTCGGTCAGCCTGGGGCGGCAGAGTTGCACCACCACGGCGCGCAGTGCGGCGCGCGAACTCATCGGTTCGACGCTGCTGGGTGGCTTGCTCGCAATCGCATGCTGGTTTGCACTCAGGCTCTTCGTGCACTTGTGGATGTTCTTTCTGTGGATGCTGCTGTTCGGTCTGCTGGTAGGACGCAAACTTTATCGCATCAGCCCGACACGCTACTCGCCGGGTTTCTGGCTGAACGGGCTCGTCACGATGATCATCCTGCTCGGCCAGTCAGTGCAGGATAGCGTGGCAGGCAAGGACGTCTACACCGCGTTCGCGGTGCGCATGGGACTCTTCCTTGCCGTGACGGTCTACGCGTGCCTGATGCTTCAGCTTTTTGACCGTTACGGCCGCGCGCGATGA